One window from the genome of Pseudobdellovibrionaceae bacterium encodes:
- a CDS encoding electron transfer flavoprotein subunit beta/FixA family protein: protein MVIYVCIKQVPDTETKIIINSNKSGIETSSVKWIMNPYDEYAVEEAIQKKEALKAEKVVALTLGPARAADALRTALAMGADEGLHIVTDDILDTGNIAKALAGAIKAEGQDAFVFAGKLSIDSNNSSVGQQVAQFLKIPHATVISKFDVNGDKVLVERETEAGNKEIVELTSPALVAANKGLNTPRFVSLPGIMKAKKKPIKQVQLSDLGVSAADNKVTFKDYELPQEKPEVKILSGDNATQELVSLLRNEAKVI, encoded by the coding sequence GTGGTTATTTATGTGTGTATAAAACAGGTCCCTGATACGGAAACAAAAATCATAATCAATTCCAATAAGTCGGGCATTGAGACGTCCTCTGTGAAATGGATCATGAACCCCTACGATGAGTATGCTGTAGAGGAAGCCATCCAGAAGAAAGAAGCCTTAAAGGCAGAAAAAGTTGTGGCCCTTACTCTTGGCCCCGCTCGTGCAGCAGATGCTTTAAGAACTGCTTTAGCCATGGGGGCTGACGAAGGACTACACATTGTGACTGACGATATTTTAGATACAGGCAATATTGCCAAAGCCTTAGCTGGAGCCATTAAAGCAGAGGGTCAAGACGCTTTTGTCTTCGCGGGCAAGCTTTCTATCGACTCCAATAACTCTTCTGTTGGCCAACAAGTTGCGCAGTTTTTGAAAATTCCACACGCCACAGTGATTTCAAAGTTTGATGTGAATGGTGATAAGGTCCTAGTTGAGAGAGAGACAGAAGCTGGAAATAAGGAGATTGTAGAGCTCACATCTCCCGCACTTGTTGCGGCAAATAAAGGTTTAAATACCCCTCGTTTTGTGAGTCTTCCAGGGATCATGAAAGCAAAGAAAAAACCTATCAAACAAGTCCAACTTTCTGATCTCGGAGTTTCTGCCGCAGACAATAAAGTCACATTTAAAGATTATGAACTTCCTCAAGAAAAGCCCGAAGTTAAAATTTTATCTGGAGACAATGCCACTCAGGAGCTGGTCTCTTTATTAAGAAACGAAGCCAAGGTCATTTAA
- a CDS encoding succinate dehydrogenase cytochrome b subunit, whose amino-acid sequence MKNYFTSTVGRKQLVAVGGLGLALFLFTHMAANMLILFSPKAYNIYSHKLITNPLIYIAELGLLGLLFLHMMLTMALVFRNWGARKKAYAIRPKGKAAATLSSRTMWFQGSVILLFLISHLLTFKFGEYYSVTYDGVEMRDLHRLVVEVFQNPAYVVGYMFCLVLLYGHLKHGVSSLFQSFGLSNVHEKVISAVGWIYGLVVVGGFISQPIYVYFFYKG is encoded by the coding sequence ATGAAAAATTACTTCACATCCACTGTGGGACGGAAACAGCTAGTCGCCGTTGGCGGTCTGGGGTTGGCATTATTTCTATTCACGCACATGGCTGCGAATATGCTGATTTTGTTTAGTCCTAAGGCTTATAACATCTATAGCCATAAATTGATTACGAACCCTTTGATTTATATTGCAGAGCTAGGTCTGTTGGGTCTGTTGTTTCTCCACATGATGCTGACAATGGCGTTGGTTTTCAGAAATTGGGGAGCAAGAAAAAAAGCCTATGCCATTCGTCCTAAAGGGAAGGCCGCAGCCACTTTGAGTTCAAGAACTATGTGGTTTCAGGGGTCGGTTATTTTATTGTTTTTGATCTCTCATCTACTCACTTTCAAATTTGGTGAATACTATTCTGTCACTTACGATGGAGTGGAAATGCGAGACCTACATCGCCTAGTTGTAGAGGTTTTCCAGAATCCTGCGTATGTTGTAGGTTATATGTTTTGTTTAGTGCTTTTATACGGACACCTTAAGCATGGTGTTTCGTCTTTGTTTCAGTCCTTTGGTTTAAGCAATGTGCATGAAAAAGTAATTTCAGCTGTCGGCTGGATTTATGGTTTGGTGGTTGTGGGCGGTTTTATCAGCCAACCCATCTACGTTTATTTTTTTTATAAAGGCTAG
- a CDS encoding fumarate reductase/succinate dehydrogenase flavoprotein subunit: MAINLDSKVPSGPIEDRWTRYKFDMKLVNPANKRKFNIIVVGTGLAGASASATLAELGYNVTTFCIQDSSRRAHSIAAQGGINAAKNYQNDGDSVYRLFYDTVKGGDFRSRESNVYRLAEVSNNIIDQAVAQGVPFAREYGGLLANRSFGGAQVSRTFYARGQTGQQLLLGAYSAMMRQVAAKKVNLLTRREMMDLVVIGGKARGITVRNLVTGEIESYAGDAVLLATGGYGNVFYLSTNAKNSNVSAAWSAHKKGAAFANPCFTQIHPTCIPVSGDYQSKLTLMSESLRNDGRVWVPKEVGDKRHPSQIPDTERDYYLERVYPSFGNLAPRDVSSRQAKFRVDEGKGVGATGKAVFLDFRDAIKRLGQPAISEKYGNLFQMYEKITGEDPYKVPMRIYPAVHYTMGGLWVDYNLQSTVPGLHVLGEANFSDHGANRLGASALMQGLADGYFVIPATLSHYIASNTFEPITTDHPEFKASADVVKTKIAKLMDLKGNKTVDEIHRELGHVMWEKVGMSRHEAGLKQAIDEIGKIREEFWQNVKIPGEDKTKNEELEKATRLADFLELGELMARDALQREESCGGHFREEYQMDGEAKRVDDKFCHASAFEYTGDENKKSWQLHQEHLDFEYVKLATRSYK, translated from the coding sequence GTGGCAATAAATCTGGATTCAAAAGTTCCAAGTGGCCCAATTGAAGATCGTTGGACAAGATATAAGTTTGATATGAAGCTTGTGAACCCCGCCAACAAAAGAAAATTTAATATTATTGTTGTGGGAACAGGATTAGCAGGGGCATCGGCTTCGGCTACTCTGGCAGAATTGGGATATAACGTCACTACTTTTTGTATACAAGACTCTTCAAGAAGGGCGCACTCTATTGCTGCACAAGGTGGGATCAACGCCGCAAAAAATTATCAGAATGATGGAGATTCGGTTTATCGACTCTTCTACGACACGGTTAAAGGAGGAGACTTTAGATCAAGAGAATCCAACGTTTATCGTTTGGCCGAAGTTTCAAACAACATTATTGATCAAGCTGTAGCCCAAGGTGTGCCCTTTGCTAGAGAATATGGGGGCCTGTTAGCCAACAGATCTTTTGGTGGAGCGCAAGTTTCAAGAACCTTTTATGCCAGAGGACAAACAGGACAACAGCTTTTATTAGGAGCCTATTCGGCAATGATGAGACAAGTTGCGGCTAAAAAAGTCAATTTACTTACTCGTAGAGAGATGATGGATCTTGTAGTGATTGGTGGAAAAGCCAGAGGAATTACAGTTCGTAATCTTGTTACAGGTGAAATTGAATCTTATGCTGGGGACGCCGTGCTGCTCGCTACGGGTGGATATGGAAACGTCTTCTATCTTTCAACTAACGCCAAAAATTCTAATGTCTCTGCGGCATGGTCTGCTCATAAAAAAGGGGCTGCATTTGCTAACCCTTGCTTTACGCAAATTCATCCGACCTGCATTCCTGTTTCTGGTGACTATCAATCCAAACTGACTTTGATGTCTGAATCACTCAGGAACGATGGAAGAGTTTGGGTTCCCAAAGAAGTTGGTGACAAGAGACATCCTTCGCAAATTCCTGATACAGAAAGAGATTACTATTTAGAAAGAGTGTACCCAAGCTTTGGAAACCTGGCTCCCAGAGACGTGTCCTCACGACAAGCGAAGTTTCGCGTAGACGAGGGTAAAGGTGTGGGTGCTACTGGTAAAGCCGTGTTTTTAGATTTTAGAGATGCGATTAAACGTTTGGGCCAACCGGCGATCAGTGAAAAATATGGCAACCTTTTTCAAATGTATGAAAAGATCACTGGTGAAGATCCGTATAAAGTTCCCATGAGAATTTATCCTGCGGTTCACTACACAATGGGTGGATTATGGGTGGATTACAATCTACAAAGTACAGTTCCTGGTTTGCATGTTTTAGGTGAGGCGAACTTCTCGGATCATGGTGCAAATAGGTTGGGTGCATCTGCTTTGATGCAAGGACTTGCTGATGGATATTTTGTAATTCCTGCCACCTTATCCCATTATATTGCTTCAAATACTTTTGAGCCTATCACTACAGATCACCCTGAATTTAAAGCCAGCGCTGATGTTGTAAAGACTAAGATTGCAAAATTGATGGATCTTAAAGGCAATAAAACAGTGGATGAGATCCATAGAGAGCTTGGCCATGTCATGTGGGAAAAAGTAGGTATGTCTAGACATGAAGCTGGACTGAAACAAGCCATTGATGAAATTGGAAAAATTCGTGAAGAGTTTTGGCAAAATGTAAAAATTCCTGGTGAAGATAAAACTAAAAATGAAGAATTAGAAAAGGCAACACGGCTTGCTGACTTCCTAGAACTGGGTGAGTTGATGGCCAGAGATGCTCTACAAAGAGAAGAATCTTGTGGTGGTCACTTCCGTGAAGAGTACCAAATGGATGGTGAGGCCAAACGTGTGGATGATAAATTCTGCCATGCCTCAGCTTTTGAATATACAGGTGATGAGAACAAAAAAAGCTGGCAACTGCACCAAGAGCATTTGGATTTTGAGTACGTAAAATTAGCAACCCGTAGTTATAAGTAA
- a CDS encoding succinate dehydrogenase/fumarate reductase iron-sulfur subunit gives MASSESKTIKLKLNVWRQKNAQDTGHFETYNVEDISTDMSFLEMLDVLNQKLIHEDKDPVVFDHDCREGICGTCSMVINGEPHGPNVSTTTCQLHMRSFKDGEEIYVEPFRAKAFPVIKDLIVDRSAFDRIISAGGFVSVSTGNAQDANNLPIPKDNADDAFLSAACIGCGACVAACKNASAMLFVSAKINQLNQLPQGQVEAQARVQKMMAQMDAEGFGSCSNTGACSATCPKDISLSNIARGNSGFLKSFLKKK, from the coding sequence ATGGCTTCAAGTGAATCAAAAACAATTAAATTAAAACTCAATGTTTGGAGACAGAAAAATGCTCAGGATACGGGGCATTTCGAAACTTATAATGTCGAGGATATATCCACTGACATGTCCTTCTTAGAGATGTTGGACGTTTTAAATCAAAAGTTGATCCATGAAGATAAAGATCCTGTTGTTTTTGATCACGACTGTCGCGAAGGGATTTGTGGAACGTGCTCTATGGTTATCAATGGTGAGCCCCATGGCCCCAATGTCAGTACAACAACATGTCAGCTTCACATGCGATCGTTTAAAGATGGCGAAGAGATCTATGTGGAGCCTTTCCGAGCTAAAGCCTTTCCTGTCATCAAAGATTTGATCGTGGATCGCTCAGCTTTTGATAGAATTATCAGTGCGGGTGGGTTTGTATCTGTATCGACAGGGAATGCGCAAGATGCCAATAATCTTCCCATCCCTAAAGACAACGCCGATGATGCTTTTTTATCCGCGGCTTGTATTGGCTGTGGGGCATGTGTGGCAGCCTGCAAAAATGCTTCAGCTATGCTTTTTGTTTCTGCAAAGATCAATCAGCTGAACCAACTGCCACAAGGACAAGTTGAAGCGCAAGCCCGAGTTCAAAAGATGATGGCTCAAATGGATGCAGAAGGTTTTGGTTCGTGTTCTAACACAGGAGCCTGCTCAGCGACCTGTCCTAAGGATATTAGCTTAAGTAATATTGCAAGAGGCAACTCTGGATTTTTGAAGTCCTTTTTGAAAAAGAAATAG
- a CDS encoding alpha/beta hydrolase gives MNTEINSSRVVTDNTPMSKHTYLPTQNGYCFGADGNKVYYELHGSKGPYVVLVYGVACLMNHWIYQTAELSKTHRVILFDYRGHHKSEYHPNLGMDHVAHDIKCLLDHLEVKQAYLAGHSFGVPVVVKFNQHYPDMSLGNVLINGFVYNPLDELFRVPVSKKLISSIETLQESAPQLSQWLWKKTVNNLLAQITCGVLGGFNLERTSFKDIEVYTQGLENLRLKTLLAYMKELVAMDLREALPEVQNKTLIISGLRDGITPTHQQDLMNALLPNSEIIKFPEGSHCTQLDLPDILNPILRDFFK, from the coding sequence ATGAATACAGAAATCAATTCCTCTAGAGTTGTGACCGATAACACACCCATGAGTAAGCACACGTATTTGCCGACACAAAATGGATACTGCTTTGGAGCTGACGGCAACAAGGTCTATTACGAACTTCACGGCAGTAAGGGGCCTTATGTAGTGCTCGTTTATGGGGTGGCATGTTTGATGAACCATTGGATTTATCAGACTGCTGAGCTGTCTAAAACCCACCGTGTGATCTTATTTGATTATCGAGGGCATCATAAGTCTGAGTATCATCCCAACCTCGGCATGGACCATGTGGCCCATGATATTAAATGCTTACTCGACCACCTTGAAGTCAAACAGGCTTACTTGGCTGGGCACAGTTTTGGGGTTCCAGTTGTGGTTAAGTTTAATCAACACTACCCAGATATGTCTTTAGGAAATGTTTTAATAAATGGCTTTGTTTACAATCCTTTAGATGAGTTATTTAGGGTTCCTGTTTCCAAAAAACTCATATCAAGTATTGAAACTTTGCAAGAAAGCGCTCCTCAACTTTCACAATGGCTGTGGAAAAAAACCGTAAATAACCTGCTCGCCCAAATCACTTGCGGCGTTCTAGGTGGATTCAATTTAGAGCGCACATCGTTTAAGGACATTGAGGTTTACACTCAAGGTTTAGAAAATCTTAGACTCAAAACTTTGCTCGCATATATGAAAGAATTAGTGGCCATGGATTTACGAGAAGCACTTCCTGAAGTGCAAAATAAAACTCTAATCATCTCTGGCTTGCGCGATGGGATCACTCCCACTCACCAACAGGATCTCATGAATGCGCTTCTGCCCAACTCAGAAATCATAAAGTTTCCAGAGGGAAGCCACTGTACACAATTGGATTTGCCCGACATTTTAAATCCGATCTTACGAGATTTTTTTAAGTGA
- a CDS encoding FHA domain-containing protein produces MGLSFKVLDSPQNEIIGTLVPLFEGLLIGRSRGHWIVEDNRISSTHAEIQSNNQGHLLLVDKGSRNGIKVQGRNISKLLLFPGLILQIGDTLVEVQHIDDQVLHQSNQDETQGLVSQAMEIVSKIDITEHERDYVKPQFFPNPVHLEVIQGLQLNQQWILDYGPFRFGSGSIGGLLVGQNMPELVFEIFLGSRGPMIRPLTTERILKLNSIPLISESILENKDILTITLPNENITRIRFNLN; encoded by the coding sequence ATGGGCTTATCCTTCAAAGTACTCGATTCTCCTCAAAACGAAATTATTGGTACTCTTGTACCCTTATTCGAAGGGCTTCTCATTGGGCGAAGCCGAGGACACTGGATTGTGGAGGACAATCGTATCTCTTCCACCCACGCCGAAATCCAATCTAATAACCAAGGACACTTGCTTTTGGTAGATAAGGGTTCGCGTAATGGTATTAAGGTCCAAGGGCGTAATATCAGTAAGCTTTTACTCTTTCCTGGCCTCATTTTACAGATTGGTGACACCTTAGTCGAAGTCCAGCACATTGATGACCAGGTCCTTCACCAAAGCAATCAGGATGAAACCCAAGGACTGGTGTCTCAGGCTATGGAGATCGTCTCTAAAATTGATATCACTGAACACGAAAGAGACTATGTTAAACCCCAGTTTTTCCCTAATCCAGTACACCTCGAAGTCATTCAGGGCCTCCAGCTGAATCAACAGTGGATTTTGGATTATGGCCCTTTTAGATTTGGATCAGGCTCTATTGGAGGACTTTTAGTGGGGCAAAATATGCCCGAATTGGTCTTTGAAATCTTTCTTGGTTCGCGTGGCCCCATGATTCGGCCTCTTACAACGGAAAGAATCTTAAAGCTTAACTCTATCCCACTGATCTCAGAATCTATCTTAGAAAATAAAGACATTCTAACGATCACTTTACCTAACGAAAATATCACCCGTATAAGGTTCAATCTGAACTAA
- the rpsF gene encoding 30S ribosomal protein S6, which translates to MAFTLEESKKEHAYEAVIIVHPEASEAEQKELFTKNKSIVESFGGAMNSVETWGKRPLANAIDKSQIGNYFYTTFKTSPEAIKELERTMRINDKVLRFLNVRLKDNTDLNKHVEEYHQILADAEKKRREFEEKAKKRAAARKTFNA; encoded by the coding sequence ATGGCTTTTACACTAGAAGAAAGCAAAAAAGAACATGCTTATGAAGCAGTGATCATTGTTCACCCAGAGGCTTCAGAAGCAGAACAAAAAGAACTTTTCACAAAAAATAAATCAATCGTAGAATCCTTTGGTGGAGCTATGAATAGTGTTGAAACTTGGGGTAAAAGACCACTAGCCAATGCTATTGATAAGAGCCAAATCGGGAACTATTTCTACACCACTTTTAAAACTTCTCCAGAAGCGATTAAAGAATTAGAAAGAACAATGAGAATCAACGATAAAGTTCTTAGATTCTTGAACGTGCGCCTTAAAGACAATACAGACTTAAATAAACACGTTGAAGAGTATCATCAGATTCTTGCTGACGCAGAAAAGAAAAGAAGAGAGTTCGAAGAGAAGGCTAAGAAAAGAGCTGCTGCAAGAAAAACGTTTAACGCCTAA
- a CDS encoding DUF2232 domain-containing protein, whose translation MKSKLSAGIKQVVTFSTCFFAFLLIWILAIPFVRHFYKSVPKYVRWALLPLAVISMSALGLGFTVWFALIPVLALEAHSLVGFIWQKGESAFKQMGKTVVLLLIMLLHIAVALLIRVMFPEAWEQELTIWVTRIGEYIQQTAGSSQEASVSLMNRWKELHHYIPALYFSAFLMAYLVSFWGTSLLNKMDVPPLYFWAILVSFCLAFIDLKGLKVTLPPEVILAAKNVFFPLCCLYFFQGVAVLNSLFDKIKIARFWRNMWYILIILYMPVGLVLLGVAEYLFDYREKYKEERKGLE comes from the coding sequence ATGAAATCTAAATTGAGTGCAGGAATAAAGCAGGTTGTGACATTTTCAACCTGCTTTTTTGCGTTTTTACTAATATGGATTTTAGCCATTCCCTTTGTCAGACATTTTTATAAGTCGGTACCCAAATATGTGAGATGGGCCTTGTTGCCACTTGCTGTGATCTCTATGAGTGCCCTTGGATTGGGGTTTACAGTTTGGTTTGCCCTTATACCTGTTCTTGCCTTAGAAGCACACAGTCTTGTTGGCTTCATTTGGCAGAAGGGTGAGAGTGCTTTTAAACAAATGGGTAAAACAGTGGTGTTGCTATTGATCATGCTTCTTCACATTGCTGTAGCATTACTGATCCGAGTGATGTTTCCTGAGGCTTGGGAACAGGAACTGACCATCTGGGTGACTAGAATTGGTGAATACATACAACAGACCGCGGGCTCTTCACAGGAAGCCAGTGTGAGTCTTATGAACCGTTGGAAAGAGCTGCACCACTATATCCCTGCACTTTACTTTTCTGCATTTTTAATGGCGTACTTAGTCAGTTTTTGGGGAACAAGTTTGCTGAACAAGATGGATGTCCCCCCTCTTTATTTTTGGGCTATATTAGTGAGTTTTTGTCTTGCCTTCATAGACCTAAAAGGTTTAAAAGTGACCCTTCCACCTGAGGTGATCCTAGCGGCAAAAAATGTGTTTTTCCCATTATGTTGCTTGTATTTTTTTCAAGGTGTTGCGGTGCTTAACTCACTGTTTGATAAGATTAAAATTGCTCGATTTTGGCGCAATATGTGGTATATCCTGATCATCTTATACATGCCCGTGGGTCTAGTGCTTTTGGGTGTAGCAGAGTATTTATTTGATTATAGAGAGAAGTATAAAGAAGAACGAAAGGGTTTAGAATGA
- the rplI gene encoding 50S ribosomal protein L9: protein MKVILQKDVKDLGKVGDLLNVASGYARNFLFPRKLAAEATEKRVKEFEHLKRVAEVQKNKAIEARKTIVQSLTGTVVEFKVQASEDEKLFGSISAQEISKELAKKGFEVDRKDIVLPAPIKVLGQHKAEVVLGEGDTLKAEITVSVERV, encoded by the coding sequence ATGAAAGTAATTCTACAAAAAGATGTAAAAGACCTTGGTAAAGTGGGAGATCTTTTAAATGTTGCAAGCGGTTATGCGCGTAACTTTTTATTTCCTCGCAAACTAGCGGCTGAAGCTACTGAAAAAAGAGTTAAAGAGTTTGAGCATTTAAAACGTGTTGCCGAAGTTCAAAAGAACAAAGCCATTGAAGCTAGAAAAACTATAGTTCAAAGCTTAACGGGCACTGTTGTGGAGTTCAAAGTTCAAGCCAGTGAAGACGAAAAGCTATTCGGCTCCATCTCTGCTCAAGAGATTTCAAAAGAGTTAGCAAAAAAAGGTTTTGAAGTAGATAGAAAAGATATCGTTTTGCCAGCTCCTATCAAAGTCTTAGGCCAACATAAGGCTGAAGTTGTATTGGGTGAAGGCGATACTTTAAAAGCAGAAATCACAGTTTCTGTTGAGAGAGTTTAG
- a CDS encoding YceI family protein codes for MLNKIVLILVFVFSVNGAYAQSALVLDINPANSEVSWKGWKKLIVTDTHRGNIKVESGTVEFDKDGELVAGEITIDMKTIKNEDVESPKYSEKLDNHLKSSDFFDVEKYPVAKFIIKSVTKEAPVKAKKKDKKKNESEEKKYIVTGDMTIKDKTHKETFNVAITKISDTNFGIKSSFEFDRSKYNVKYNSEKFFKNLGDKVINDNIEMALSLKTKPRAKAK; via the coding sequence TTGTTAAATAAAATCGTTCTAATTCTAGTATTTGTATTTTCAGTAAATGGAGCCTATGCCCAATCGGCCTTGGTTTTGGATATTAACCCAGCTAACAGTGAAGTGTCATGGAAGGGTTGGAAGAAGCTGATCGTCACTGATACGCATCGCGGTAATATTAAGGTGGAAAGTGGAACCGTCGAGTTTGATAAAGACGGGGAGCTTGTGGCTGGTGAGATCACCATTGATATGAAGACCATTAAAAATGAGGACGTTGAGAGTCCTAAATACAGTGAAAAATTAGATAATCATCTTAAGTCTTCAGACTTCTTTGATGTGGAAAAATATCCTGTCGCAAAATTTATAATTAAAAGTGTGACAAAGGAAGCCCCTGTCAAAGCAAAGAAAAAGGACAAGAAGAAGAATGAGAGTGAAGAAAAAAAGTATATTGTGACTGGGGATATGACTATTAAGGACAAAACTCATAAAGAGACCTTTAATGTGGCCATTACTAAGATTTCAGACACAAATTTTGGTATCAAATCTAGTTTTGAGTTTGATCGATCCAAATATAACGTAAAATACAATTCTGAAAAGTTCTTTAAAAACTTAGGAGACAAAGTCATCAATGATAACATCGAAATGGCGTTGTCATTGAAAACAAAACCACGCGCTAAAGCAAAATAG
- the dnaB gene encoding replicative DNA helicase, translating to MNKTLPHNIEAEQAILGGLMLDSELWDELTGLIDTTDFYRPAHKKIFEAIKSLYRKGQTADIVVLSNHLQQINEMDAVGGTKYLAELIERTTSTAYIEQYAKIVREKALVRKMIAASQKITEEGLTESYEDVEKYLESSEADIFNVAQTGTAKKGLTGPSELVQLSIKKIEEMMSLKGNVTGVPTGFIELDDMTAGFHGGELIIVAARPSMGKTALGLNLVAHAALREKKSVAFFSVEMPQEQLMMRILASEAKINLNKIRIGQIDDKSWGRLISTAAQLSESKLFINDTSNISPFEIRSIARKQKSKHGLDMIMIDYLQLMSMNQKMESREREVAEISKSLKALAKELNIPVVALAQINRGVEGRSDRRPMLSDLRESGSIEQDADVIMMIYRDDYYERENPTGLAEIIIGKQRNGPVGTVKLRWEPSLGRFSNNIDDRTGPNAPFPTEPPVSSPSFGPDDGFPPPSNPRKNFAPGS from the coding sequence GTGAACAAAACTCTTCCACATAATATTGAGGCAGAACAGGCCATTTTGGGTGGTCTGATGCTGGACTCAGAACTGTGGGACGAACTCACTGGTCTTATCGACACGACTGACTTCTATCGACCTGCACATAAAAAAATTTTTGAAGCTATTAAATCTCTTTACCGTAAGGGTCAGACCGCTGACATTGTCGTACTTTCCAACCATCTGCAACAGATCAATGAAATGGACGCTGTTGGTGGCACCAAGTACCTAGCTGAACTCATTGAAAGAACCACATCCACAGCCTACATCGAGCAATATGCCAAGATTGTTCGCGAAAAAGCTCTTGTTAGAAAGATGATCGCAGCCTCACAAAAGATCACCGAAGAGGGGCTTACAGAGTCTTATGAAGATGTTGAGAAGTATCTCGAATCCTCGGAAGCCGATATCTTTAATGTTGCACAAACAGGAACCGCTAAAAAAGGCCTAACAGGTCCTTCTGAACTTGTACAACTCAGTATTAAAAAGATTGAAGAGATGATGAGCCTTAAGGGCAACGTCACAGGTGTTCCTACAGGTTTTATAGAACTAGATGATATGACCGCAGGGTTTCACGGTGGAGAGCTAATTATCGTCGCCGCTCGCCCCTCTATGGGTAAAACAGCCTTGGGCCTAAACCTTGTGGCTCATGCTGCACTCAGAGAAAAAAAGTCTGTGGCTTTCTTCTCTGTGGAGATGCCCCAAGAGCAATTGATGATGAGAATTCTAGCTAGTGAAGCCAAAATCAACCTAAATAAAATTCGTATTGGTCAAATTGATGATAAAAGTTGGGGGCGCTTAATCAGTACAGCAGCTCAACTTAGTGAATCTAAGTTGTTTATCAATGACACCAGTAATATCAGCCCTTTTGAAATTAGATCTATTGCCCGTAAACAAAAATCCAAACATGGCCTAGATATGATCATGATCGACTATTTACAGTTGATGAGCATGAATCAAAAGATGGAAAGTCGCGAACGAGAAGTGGCAGAAATCTCAAAGTCTCTAAAGGCCCTTGCCAAAGAACTCAATATTCCTGTTGTGGCGCTTGCCCAAATCAATCGAGGCGTGGAAGGACGTTCTGATCGAAGACCAATGTTATCCGACCTTAGAGAATCGGGATCTATTGAACAAGATGCAGACGTGATCATGATGATTTATCGTGATGATTACTATGAAAGAGAGAATCCAACTGGACTCGCAGAAATCATTATCGGCAAACAACGTAACGGTCCTGTGGGTACAGTGAAATTACGCTGGGAACCTTCTTTGGGACGCTTCTCAAATAATATTGACGATCGTACAGGGCCAAATGCACCTTTCCCAACAGAGCCTCCTGTTTCTTCACCTAGCTTTGGGCCCGATGACGGTTTCCCACCACCCTCTAACCCTCGAAAAAATTTCGCTCCTGGGTCATGA
- a CDS encoding site-specific DNA inversion stimulation factor, translating to MQELTHNPDHLLVANLQNISLEQLVKSKLEVLFNQQKEAQVELNGLYELVIEQVEKPLIELALRAYNGNQVRTAQMLGINRNTLKKKIDNYNIKTRSKQRFN from the coding sequence TTGCAAGAACTAACTCATAACCCAGATCATCTACTTGTTGCGAACTTACAAAACATCAGTTTAGAACAATTAGTAAAAAGCAAATTAGAAGTGCTCTTTAATCAACAAAAAGAAGCTCAAGTTGAGCTCAATGGTTTGTATGAATTAGTCATTGAACAAGTCGAAAAACCTCTTATTGAGCTTGCTCTTAGAGCCTATAATGGCAACCAAGTTCGCACAGCCCAAATGCTAGGTATTAACCGCAATACCCTTAAGAAAAAAATCGATAATTACAATATCAAAACTCGCTCTAAACAAAGATTCAACTAG